Part of the Molothrus aeneus isolate 106 chromosome 8, BPBGC_Maene_1.0, whole genome shotgun sequence genome is shown below.
CTATGGGTCATCtgttccagcctccctgctcaagcagggtcatcctagagcagATGTCACAGCATCGCATGCAGATGGTTCCTGAATATCTCTTGTGAGGGgcactccacagcctctctgggcaatttGTTCCAGTGCACAGTCACACAGTAACTGCCATGGCACAGTCACAGGGACAACTGAAGAACAAGCTACATGCTGCCCTCCATGAGAAAGAACACTAGGAAGAGAGAATAGAGATTCTCCAGGGAAAGATTTCGCTGCTGGAAGACCAGCTGGCCAAGCTGGAAGAGTGTAGCACTCAGGAGAACGGAGAAGTCATGGGGAACATTCTGAAGGTGAAGGAGCTGAAACAGGAGGTATTCAGACTCGCTGCCAAAAGAACAAAACTCCAGGCTATGGTCCTGTGGCTGAAGGAGGAGAAGTAGCTACAGGAAGCAGCCTTGCAGTCTGAATGTGGCCACTTCGAGGAGgacaagcagcagctgggcagccttATCTCCAGCCTCCAGAGCTCCCTCTCCAAGAGCCACTGGGCTCAGGAGAGACTGGAGCAGGATCTGCAGACACAAGATGCCAAGAGACAGCTGGTTGCCCTCAATGTCCAGCATGAGCAGACAGGAAAGGAACTCTGTCCTGCAGCCGCTCCAGCAGTTGCAGGCGGCTAGTGCATCCCTGTGCAGGTACACATGGATACCAGCCATGGGCTGAGGAGCCCCGACCTGCTCTAGggtgctgcagaggcacagatGTAGCCAGCTGAATGGCAGCTCTGTTATTCAGACCGTTGCATGGTTTAAATACATTACATACATTTCTACAGTGCATTAGAACAATACATTTTGGGTCAGTCAAATGCAGCTGGGCCCGGCCGGGTAGTTGGGATCTCCACTGCTGCCCCCTCTGTGCTTACACAGCCAGTGCTGAGTCCCCTCCCCATTGCAGGAGAcaaggcagctcctctgccttccAGGTTCACCTGCCTTCATCCCTCTCACTCCCCAAAGATGAGCTAACAGAACAGCAAGACCCAACACTGACTTTCTCCAGCAGCCTGAGAAGTCACAGCTCAAGGCAAGcaggtgcaggcagcagccctggcgCTGTTTTATACAACAcaagctcagcagctgctggtaaGAGAGGGGCTCCCTGCCTCCCCACCCACAGCAGGCCTGCGAGATTgtcagctccagggcagccaggagtCCATGCTGGCCCCCCAGTACTCCCACCCATGTGGCAGAAGagcccctccagcccttccctggcaaCCCCTGCCCCTCAGAGGGTCCCTAGGCACAGACAAGGCTGGCACCATGCtggctgcacagcagccagggagcttgctgggagaggaaagaaagtCAAGCGAGAGCAGCTAtggagagcaggcaggagaaatGGACTGGGGCAAAAGGGGAGAGCTCCCATGGGAGAGCTCTGTGAAGCCACCTGCTCTTCACAGGGACAAGCCAGCACCTTTTTTGCCTTAGTGTCTAACTGCATCCAAGCCAGTCCCCTGTGTTGTCCCTCTTATGTCCCCTCCTCGAGCTTCTAGCCAGAGAACAGCCGTTCATTGTGGTCCCCGCTATGCCAGTGGGCAGCAGGAACTCCCCCTGAGGAAAGCAGCGTGCACGGGGTTGGGGCACTGGAGGGACAGTGGAGGAGTACAGCACACCCTCAGGGAAATGGAGGGGGTATCACCTACTAAAGgccttcccagcctggcagctggcaTGGTGGGGAAAAGAAGGGCCAGTGGCTGGTGTAATGGGCTGGACGGATCCTGGCTCAGGTAGCCCGTTCATCCCAGCCCCAAGCAGGGGTGCTCAGAACTGCATGCAGGCCAAGgaacagaggcaggagcagggtccCAGCCATACCACAGTTCCTGGTAGATTCCCACACCTCCCCCtggcccctgccccaggcagggcaccAAGCTccaatggagctggggagggaccaTGCCCATTCTGCCTGGCTCCTCCAGTTCAGCTGCAGGTTCCTCCAGTCGCATCTGCTCGCTCTACCCTGAAGGTCGAGTCCCAGCcacaggaggcagcagtggcCCAGCTCCTCTCGCAGTGCTAGTCCGAGGTGGCCAAGCCCTGCCCACGGCTCCCACAGCTACCACCATGAGAAGAAAGGCTTCCGGCTCTGGAAGCTCTGCGTGTAGGACTCACTGGCGGAGCGCTGGTGGGAGCGCGCTGTTTCCACAATCACAGGCGGCATCTGAACCAGGTGCAGTGGACTCTTCCCATCCTTCAACGCCTGAGTCAGGTTCAGGATCTGTATGGCACAACAGAGCAAtgcctgagctgccctgcctGAGCAACAAAGAGCATCCACTCCAGCACCCTTCCTGCCACAAAGGCAGGACAAGGCTTCCTACCTCACCCATCTGTCTTCCCTATGCACAGCTTACCTGGCCTCTCATGACAGCAATCTGCTTGTGAAACTGTCCCCTGTCAAAGCCAGGGTCTTTCTGcaagagagagagcaaagaaCACAATGAGATCCACCCACTGCTTCATGCAGTGAACAAGATGCCTATTCCCCATGTAAGCCATaccccctgtcctgtcccatggGTTTCCTGCTTCTCCCACATTGAATCCTCAGCTTCTGGCAGAATAACCCTGCTGTGTCTTAGCCTAGAAACACTGTCAGGAGCTTGACCACCTCTGTCCCTGCAACCTTGACAGGGAGTTCCCCAATACCACTCctgctttttttcatttccactaCTCCTCCAGCTCACCTTGAAGAGCTCATATAGATCTTCCTCCAGGTCCTTGACAAAGTTGGGGTCTGAGATCTTGGGAAGAATCAGGTCCTTGATCTCCTGTGAAAAGGGGATTTTGGCCTGGGGCAGCCATGCCCAGTAGAACGGATCTGTGGAAGAAAGCAGGAGACATTAGAACTGGGGAATGTAACACATGGTGCCATGTGCCCCTGGGTGCTAGATTCCCTGAATCTGGGACACAGAGTCCAGCATCTGCCTTCTACAGtctctgctgaggagctgcccatgaacCCAGAAGTTGCAGAGACACAGCCCTAGCCCTCTCCTCTACAATCCTTGAAAAGGATGCCCAAGCATGGAGTTGTGTGGATTGCCATGGTGCCTTGGCATAGCCTGAGGGACTCACATGCTCTCCAGGAGTCCGGGTGTTTCAAGGGAAAGGCCAAACCATTGTCTATAGCAGCCAGCTTGATGATGGGCTCCTTCACCACCACCCAGTCGCTGTCCTGGAAGGAAGTGAAGCATGTCACAAGGAGGTCCTCCCAGCAGGAACAGTCCTTCTCCTACTCCCCACTGTCAGGATCTCTGCCCTGGCTaccacagaggcacagcagcCTCTTGCTTGTAGCATGGCACCTTAACCACAGGGAAGCATAGTCtgctttgggtgggaagggggacAAGGCTGTTTTCCCCCCAGGCCTCACTCCAAGGTCCAGCAACACCAGTTTCCCCCACAGAGTTCAGCTACACCCTCACAAAGTCCCACTAGGCCACAAGTCACCAATGCAAATGGTAACAAAAGGCCCAGGAGACAAGATCAGGCCTCAACACACCTGGCAACCCAAACCAGATGGGAAATGCCTGTCCTGCCTGCCAAGCTGGCAGCTTCCAGAAGCAGAGTCCCTGTGttgcccctgcccaggagcagccactcACCCGCACGCCCGCGCTGTCCAGGGGACAGTCATACTTGATGAGCCAGTTGTCATTGCCCCGATCTGCAGGGAGATAAAAGCAGCTGTGTCAGCACCAGGGCCTCCCTGCACCAGGCTGGGCAGAAGACTATTCCTCCTCTGACCCAGAAGTGAGACAGACACATTTTAGGCACAAACTCCCAGAGCCCTTAAACTTGCTGCAGGCATGGGAAGCCACATCAAGCCCCTCACAGACAGCCCTAGAGGTCCACATATCGCCAGCTCCCAAGAGAAAGGTCAGCCTGCAAGCCCCAGAGTGCAACCCCTAGCAGAAACTCAGAAACACGGTGTGAAATGGGATATACAGGGGCACAGTTAGGTGCTGGGTTTCTGGATGTCCCTGGATCCTCACAGTTGGCAAACTTTCACCTGAGCACCATGGTAGATACAGATTTGCCAGTAAACtggccagcagccagagcctcaGGTGgtgagcagcccagcagctgcactcTGCCTAGAGGCAGATGTCACCTGGCAGCAACCAAGGGGAGAGGAGTCTCAGGTGCAGAGAAAAGCCATGGAGACCCTATCTCCCACCCCTTTCTGCAGCATGGTAGGAcatgaaggagcagcagcatccagtgGCAGGCAGCTGGCCCTACCTGTGTTCCTGATGATGTAGTCCAGCACCACCAGCCGCTcgaactgcagcagcagctgccgaTTTGTGTTCTCCGGGAGCGGCTCGGCTTCAAAGCGCCGCAGCCAGTAGTCTGCATCCTTGTAGCCTTCCACAAAGAGCTGGAAGGAGCCCACCTGAGGCAAGGACAGGCTGCATTACACAAGGCCACAGAGGCTGGGGAGGTGCTAACAGGCAGGCATGGAGGCTGGCAGCCCTACCTTGGGTGGCAGGCCAATGCGGTTGAAGCGCTGGCCAACCTTCGGCACCTTCTCCAGGGCCAGCCTCTTTCCTCGGGACTTCACCCTGTCAATGGCACTGTAGTTAAAGGTCTCACTGGCCAGATACACCACCTGCAGGGACATGAGCACAGTCAGCAGGGGCCTCTGGCAAATCACATGACTGCCCGAAAAGACACAGcatttcccagagctctgcccagcacaagGATCCCCACGGTTTGAGCAATAACAGTCCTACTCTAGAGCACTCAATCTCCTAGGTCAGCAGTGACACAAGATAAGGTGcaagcagagctgtgtggaAGCACACAAAAGGCTCCCTAGAAGAAGCCCCCAGCAGCTGTCCCCTCACCTTTGTGCGGGGAACAATGTTGAGTTCCAGTTTCTGGTCTACCAGGCTGGCACCTGCCTCTGACAGGTAGCCCTGGTTCAGGACAAGGCAGTCTCTCCCAAAGCAGCATGGGCAGCACAACTTCTGCAGCCACTTGGTCCACTTGGGGTTCAGCTGCCCATAGGGCTCCTCATTCTTGGGCTTGAAGACGCCAATGATTTTCTGTGAGTGGGAGAGAAGAGAGCTGAGTCCAGgaactggcagagctgggacactTTCCTCAGCCCACAGTGGGGATACTAAGGAACAGGTCCAGAACTGCCCCTCATTAGGATAATAACCAGCCTCCTGGGACCAGGCAAAActccacagctcccaggagggAGGTAGCCAGAGCTGGGAAGAAGCTCTCTCCAGCCAGTATCCCATCCCAAAAGAGCACAGTGCTCCCCAGAGACCTTTATACCCAACATGAGTCCCAAAAAACACCAATGATGATGCAGTCTCCTGGTAAACACATCAGTCTCATTCCAGTGACCTTTGGATGGCGGGGGAGAGCTACTGCTCATCACTGGTCATTATGTTCACACAGGAAAGGGACAGGATagcaatccctgccctggctcaaAAATTGAACAGAGTTGATCTCAAActgagcagaggaaaaggaCCATAACAGCCAAGCACCTGCAGGACCCCTGAggagccagggctctgtgctggggagtCCAGCAGAAGGGCTGACTCTCTGAATACACTGTGGACAGGAGGGCACAGACAGCTCCAGACTGGCCACCAGCTGGTaccagcagcactcccagcccctCAACCCAgcctcacacacacaccaacccaacagtggggacagcagtgtAGGTATCCCCCTGCTGCAGAGGGCACAGAAGCCTTGTGCAGGGCACTGCACCACCActgagccagcactgccatggcacACAGATGGGAgaagggctgggacaggagcaagGCCACCTGTCCCCACAAGTCAGGCATCCCTGGGGGGATGGCAGTTCCTGCTCTGGAGTGACTCAGCATCACATGCAACCAGACCTTCTCCCCATGGCTACTGCTAGCCCTGGCCCGAGTGGGCATCGCTTCCCCaagctgagctcctgccagaATGTGGAAGTAGAACATGAGTTCCAATGCTTCAGCAGGGAACCTTAATGCAATCTCAGGGGCCAAAAGCCAGGCCAGAGCAAGCAGAACCAAGGCTCTGTCCACCAGGAAGAACAGAAAGGGAGGGTTTGAGGGAAGAGGATCACTTGAGCCATGTCCAGATCACATGGTGGAGCCACTTTCCctaggcaggcaggaaggcaatCCCCGCACCAGCCCCACACGGCTGTCACACGACTGTCAATATATCCATGCTTGGATAAAAGCCCACAAAGAGGCATGTCAGGAGCTCTGGTAGCATGAAGCCCTGTGCTCCATGGAACCAGTCCAGCAGAACAAGGCCCAGTcaggcagggacagcatggAAGCAGACAGCAGaggcctggcagcacagcatccCTTTCCAGACAGCCCCATGCcgagagcagcactgacagggaAAACAGGtctgcctggtgccagcagcaaggcagagagagcccagccagcacaggggagcagctggcagTGGGGTGATCATAAccactggggctgggcagcacagccctggaacagctcAGGCCCCAGTAACCTCAAGGGAAATAATCAAAGAAGAAAGTCTTTCCCCCCAGTATCTTCCCCCTGCTGCTCACAATATCTACATGCTGCACTCactcctgtgccagcagtgggaTGTTTTTGGTAACCCTGGGCAGCAATCAAGCAACCAGTCACACACCACATTTGCTGGCAGCAGGATAATCTGGGGGACCTGCCAGCTGACAACACCAGCAGTACACAGACTTTGACTTCTCACACTCATGGTCTAGCAGCCATCCTTGAGTTTGGGTCTCCTACAGCCAGGCAGCCTCCAGCCTGCAATCCCCAAGTAGCTCATCTGGCTGCCCACTCCTACTGAGCAATAGGAGGGAGGTGGGCTGTGGCACAAACGAGTATTTCCCCACACGCCATCAGCCAAGCTGGGAACTGCCTGCAACAGCTTCCAAGAGCCGGCTTTCACCCAGAGAGGGAAAACTAGGACACATCAGAAACCACAAAGCTCACTCCTGATTCCCTGGAAGCAGCCCAGCACACACGTGGCAAGGGAGCCACAGGAAACAGCAAGAGCTCAAGTAAttgtgcagggagcagcatgTCACAAGACAagccagcctgtgctgcacagtCATCCGGTCAGTGGCACAAAGACAGCTGCCACACAGCCAACCAGGTCTATAGGGGACCAGCTACATGCCAAGGACTTTGTCTCCATTATACCAACCACACAGCCACAGAGAAGACATCTCATTCAGTTCAAAAAAACAGGCCAAAACCAGCTCAGCCCACAGagtcacagccctggggctggagtCACTGTGTTCAGATGCTGATGGACAGGCCTGTGGGAGGGGGTGACCCTTCCTCTTTGGGCACAAAGCCGCAGAAGAGGTTGAATCAGCACTTGGACACTGTTGCCCCGCACTCTAGCTTCTGCTTCCACTGTACTTCTCCCCGGGGAGGCTCAGACCCGCTCCGGTCGCTCCTACCAGCCCTCCATGCCGGTCACTCCCCCAGCGTGCCGCGCCCGGCCGGTGCCGCTCAGCGCACAGGCCTCCGGAGCTACGGGGGCGGCACCACCCCGGGGTCGGCCACGCGGGGCTAGGCCCAGCTCACCCCCTGCGGGTCCTTCACGAAGTAGCTGCCGCTGGAGCCCTGCGAGATGCGCTCGGGGAAGATGCCGCGCTCGCTGGCCAGCTCAGCCCGCCGCACCACGTCGGCAAACTCGGGATCCTCGGGGAAGTCGTTGCGCTCCCGCTGCgcagccgccgctgccgccgccgctgccgccgccgccgcctggGCCTGCGCCTGGGCCTgcgccgccgccgggccccgcgCCCCGCGCTCCAGCAGCGGCTGCCGCTCGCGGTCGCGGCCACCAGGGGAGCCGGGAGgggagggcggcgggggcgcAGCGGGCGGGAGGGCGCGCACGGCTCCCCCCGGCAGCCCGTAGTCGGGGCCCTGAGCCCTCTCCGGCGACACCAGCGGGCTCGTCTCGTCCAtcgcgccgcccgcccggccccgccgtgccgctgccgccgcttcCGGTTCCGACCGCGTCACGGcgccccaggggctgctccgCCCCCCGCCGCACCCCATTGGCTGCTCCGCCCCACGTCGCGCCACGCCCAGCCCGGCCGCTGCGGCCGGAGCCGCGGGCGCGGCTGCGGACATGATACCGCTGGGGCTAGGTCGGAACCTCTCGCGCCTCTAACCGTTCGTTCGGGGAGGCCATGGTGTCTTCGCCCCCCGTACACCCCCGCCGTGGCGGCTGGCGGCCAGTGCCCTACACAAAGATGGACGTTCTGGAGTGGCCGTGCCCATTGCTGCCCTTCGCAAAGATGGCAGCAGGGCGGTGGCGCTGCCCCCCTGCAGCCACGCCCGCTGTGGCGAGCTCCTTGCCCCACACAAAGATGGCGACCGGCGAGGGCGTGCAACGCAGCTGGCCAATGAACATCCGCGTTGCTAgcggttgccatggaaacagcCAACGGCGAGTGGGGATGGACGCTGGCGGCGCGGCAccgcccggcggggcggggtgCTGGCAGGGGCGGTGGCGCCACCGCCCCTCGGCGGGACCTGCTGGGGAGCGGTGTAGGCGGACAGCGCAGAGCCAGGTGAGCGTGGGCCGCGGGTCCctgcgccgcccgccccgcccgccccgctcctGGGCACGCACCGGGCCCGTGAGCATCGCCACGCGCGTCCCGCTGGTGGGGCGTGCGTGTGTCAGCCGTGGGTGCATGAACACACCGGGGTGCGGGTGCATCAGCCGTGGTGCACGGACACGGCGGGGTGTGGGTGATCGCTCACAGGAACAGAGACACGACGGGGTATCGGTACACCGGGGTGTGGGTGCATCACCCGTGGGCGCGGTCACGCCCGCGGCCACCCTGCCCAGGCGGGGTGTGCGCGCATCCCCCGTGGATGCGTGGCACGGGCGGGATGTCCGTGCCTCGGCCCGGGGATGTCTGGTGTGGTGCAACGGGGTCGTGCCCCCTCGGCCGCTGTGCGGTCCGGGCAGTGCGGGGCGCGCTGCCCCTCCCTGCGGCGGGCGCGGTACGCGGTGCGGGCTCGGGGTACCGGGAGCCCAGTGCGGGCGGGCCCGGCTCCTGGCAGGCTGGAGCGCTCCTGGGGCGCTGTCCTCCGGCTGAAGTGTCACAGGCCGTGCTGGCCGTGTCACAGCCCGCGGCAGCACCCTCTCCTGCGCCTGGCGCggctgggcaggctgcagggcGGGAGCCGGCGGTGCGCTCCCGGTGCCTCCCATCAGCAGAGAGCACTGTTCAGTCGCTGCTCGCCTGGGCTGGGGCCATTTCTCTGACACAAAGCCCTGGCAAGTTCCTGTTTTGCTCCTATTTTGCCACGTCCTGCTGGTTCATGAGGTTCAGCACCCACCTTTTGGGTGATGTGCAGCCGGCTGTAAGCGGTTAGACCCCGCTTGGATGCTGGAAGCTCCTTCCCATCTCTGGCACTGCCTGAGCTGCAccggcagctgctggagaggcagcgCCCAGCCCACCTGCCGGGCTGTCTCTATTCTGGTGCCTTCCCTGTGTGCTAGGGAGAGCTGTGCTGCGTGGCAGTGCTCTGTGAGGTGTGCAGGGCTTCAGGGGCTGCTTGCTGTTGGCAGACAGGTTTGCAAAGCCTGGGTAGCCGAGCAAAGCCCTGAAGCCCCAGGATCCTATCTCTGCTGTCCCTCTTGGGAGGAGTGTCCTCTCATCCCTGGGAGTGAACC
Proteins encoded:
- the PI4K2A gene encoding phosphatidylinositol 4-kinase type 2-alpha; amino-acid sequence: MDETSPLVSPERAQGPDYGLPGGAVRALPPAAPPPPSPPGSPGGRDRERQPLLERGARGPAAAQAQAQAQAAAAAAAAAAAAAQRERNDFPEDPEFADVVRRAELASERGIFPERISQGSSGSYFVKDPQGKIIGVFKPKNEEPYGQLNPKWTKWLQKLCCPCCFGRDCLVLNQGYLSEAGASLVDQKLELNIVPRTKVVYLASETFNYSAIDRVKSRGKRLALEKVPKVGQRFNRIGLPPKVGSFQLFVEGYKDADYWLRRFEAEPLPENTNRQLLLQFERLVVLDYIIRNTDRGNDNWLIKYDCPLDSAGVRDSDWVVVKEPIIKLAAIDNGLAFPLKHPDSWRAYPFYWAWLPQAKIPFSQEIKDLILPKISDPNFVKDLEEDLYELFKKDPGFDRGQFHKQIAVMRGQILNLTQALKDGKSPLHLVQMPPVIVETARSHQRSASESYTQSFQSRKPFFSWW